The following proteins are encoded in a genomic region of Sparus aurata chromosome 23, fSpaAur1.1, whole genome shotgun sequence:
- the aldh3b1 gene encoding aldehyde dehydrogenase family 3 member B1, translating to METQSQVVDRLRAAFSAGITIPEQFRRTQLTKLMSMVKDNEERILIALHKDLAKPKFEAVLSEVDIVINELYYAIDNLSSWLKPEYVSKNLATKLDDCFVQRQPLGVVLIIGPWNYPLQLLLIPLVAAIAAGNCVLIKPSEVSAATDSLIAELIPKYLSQDCYAVVHGGAEETKALLQNRFDHIFYTGSQTVARSIMQAASIHLTPVTLELGGKCPCIIYGKIDITAAARRIAWAKFFNAGQSCVAPDYVLCSPANRDALLPELRKVLENFYGKDPQTCPDFSRIVSPRHWTRLMELLGKSSGKVVLGGESSQEDKYIAPTVLVDVAEDDALMQEEIFGPILPILTIESLEKGIELINRKEKPLALYAFSDESSVVNTVLQNTSSGGFCSNDGIIHMTLPSLPFGGVGASGWGSYHGRWGFEAFSHRRAVMLRGWALERLNGLRYPPYSEDKLSWLRWTASPKSSCSLM from the exons ATGGAAACCCAGAGTCAGGTTGTGGACAGGTTGCGTGCAGCGTTCAGTGCAGGTATCACCATACCAGAGCAGTTTCGCCGAACTCAGCTGACCAAGCTTATGTCCATGGTCAAAGATAACGAGGAGCGGATTTTAATTGCACTGCACAAAGACCTTGCAAAG CCAAAGTTTGAGGCCGTCCTGTCGGAGGTTGATATAGTGATCAATGAACTGTACTACGCCATCGATAACCTATCCAGCTGGCTGAAGCCCGAGTATGTCAGCAAAAACCTG GCCACAAAGCTAGATGACTGTTTTGTACAGAGGCAACCATTAGGAGTTGTGTTAATCATCGGGCCATGGAACTATCCTCTGCAACTCCTTCTCATACCCTTGGTTGCAGCCATTGCCGCAG GAAACTGTGTACTCATCAAACCTTCAGAGGTCAGCGCTGCCACGGACAGTCTGATAGCAGAGCTCATCCCCAAATATTTGTCTCAG GACTGTTATGCAGTTGTCCATGGTGGAGCAGAAGAGACCAAGGCTCTTCTGCAGAACCGCTTTGACCACATCTTCTACACAG GTTCTCAGACTGTGGCACGCAGCATCATGCAAGCGGCCTCAATCCACTTGACCCCAGTAACCTTGGAGCTGGGTGGCAAGTGTCCCTGCATCATTTATGGAAAAATTGACATCACAGCCGCTGCTCGCCGCATAGCGTGGGCCAAGTTTTTTAATGCCGGCCAGAGCTGCGTGGCACCGGACTATGTGCTGTGCTCACCGGCTAACCGGGACGCCCTGCTGCCGGAACTGCGCAAGGTCCTGGAGAACTTCTACGGCAAAGACCCTCAGACCTGTCCGGACTTCTCCCGCATCGTGTCGCCCAGACACTGGACTCGACTGATGGAACTACTCGGGAAGTCCAGTGGAAAGGTTGTTTTGGGAGGAGAGAGCAGCCAGGAGGACAAGTACATCG CTCCCACGGTGCTGGTGGATGTGGCTGAAGACGATGCGCTCATGCAGGAGGAGATTTTCGGCCCCATTCTGCCCATCCTTACTATTGAATCTTTGGAGAAAGGCATCGAATTAATCAACCGCAAAGAGAAACCACTGGCCCTCTATGCTTTCTCTGACGAGTCCTCT GTAGTGAACACAGTGCTGCAAAATACCAGCAGTGGAGGATTCTGCTCTAATGACGGGATCATCCACATGACCCTGCCCAGCCTGCCCTTTGGAGGTGTAG GAGCCAGCGGTTGGGGCAGTTACCACGGGCGCTGGGGTTTCGAGGCGTTCAGCCACCGGCGGGCTGTCATGCTGCGAGGCTGGGCTTTGGAGAGACTCAACGGTCTGCGCTACCCACCTTACAGTGAGGATAAACTTAGCTGGCTGCGCTGGACCGCCTCGCCAAAGAGCAGCTGCTCACTTATGTGA
- the LOC115575912 gene encoding serine/threonine-protein phosphatase 4 catalytic subunit B has protein sequence MCVTMGDISDLDRQIEQLRRCELIKENEVKALCAKAREILVEESNVQRVDSPVTVCGDIHGQFYDLKELFRVGGDVPETNYLFMGDFVDRGFYSVETFLLLLALKVRYPDRITLIRGNHESRQITQVYGFYDECLRKYGSVTVWRYCTEIFDYLSLSAIIDGKIFCVHGGLSPSIQTLDQIRTIDRKQEVPHDGPMCDLLWSDPEDTTGWGVSPRGAGYLFGSDVVAQFNAANDIHMICRAHQLVMEGYKWHFNETVLTVWSAPNYCYRCGNVAAILELDEHLQREFIIFEAAPQETRGIPSKKPVADYFL, from the exons ATGTGTGTCACAATGGGGGACATCAGTGACCTGGACCGACAGATAGAGCAGCTCAGACGCTGTGAGCTCATTAAGGAAAATGAAGTGAAAGCACTGTGTGCCAAGGCCAG AGAGATTCTGGTTGAAGAAAGCAACGTACAGAGAGTAGACTCTCCTGTCACA GTGTGTGGTGATATACATGGTCAGTTCTATGACTTGAAAGAGCTGTTTAGA GTTGGTGGCGATGTCCCAGAGACAAATTATCTCTTCATGGGTGACTTTGTTGACAGAGGTTTCTACAGTGTGGAAACCTTCCTCCTGCTACTAGCTCTCAAG GTGCGTTATCCAGACAGGATAACCTTGATTCGGGGAAACCATGAGTCCCGGCAAATCACCCAGGTCTACGGCTTCTATGATGAGTGCTTACGCAAGTATGGCTCAGTCACCGTCTGGAGATACTGCACTGAGATATTCGACTACTTGTCCCTCTCTGCTATCATTGATGGAAAG ATCTTTTGTGTGCATGGTGGCTTATCTCCATCAATCCAAACACTGGACCAGATCCGGACCattgacagaaaacaggaagtgcCCCATGATGGGCCAATGTGTGACCTTTTGTGGTCAGATCCTGAAG ACACCACAGGTTGGGGAGTGAGTCCTCGAGGTGCTGGCTACTTGTTTGGGAGCGACGTCGTGGCCCAGTTTAACGCTGCCAACGATATCCACATGATTTGCCGAGCACACCAGCTGGTCATGGAGGGCTACAAGTGGCACTTCAATGAGACAGTTCTCACTGTGTGGTCAGCACCCAACTACTGCTACAG ATGTGGCAATGTGGCGGCCATCTTGGAGCTGGATGAGCATCTACAGCGGGAGTTTATCATATTTGAGGCAGCACCACAAGAGACCAGAGGTATCCCCTCCAAGAAGCCAGTAGCCGACTATTTCCTGTGA